GTTCATGACTGCGAAGACTGACAGATTGTTGGCGGTGCTCAAGCTTCAGCCAGTTGTTCCCGTGCTGATCATCGACGACGTCGAAACCGCCGTGCCGCTGGCCCGGGCGCTGGTGGCCGGTGGGCTGAAAGCCATCGAAATCACCATGCGCACGCCAGCCGCGCTGGAAGCGATTTCGCGGGTGGCCGCCGAGGTCGAAGGGGCTGTGGCCGGTGCCGGGACCATTCTCAACCCTGCCCATTTCGAAGCTGCGCTGAAAGCCGGGTCGCAGTTCATCGTCAGCCCCGGCACGACGCCGGAATTGCTGGCGGCTGCCGCCGGGTCCGATGTGCCACTGCTGCCGGGTGCGGCCACGGCCAGCGAAGTGATGACCCTGCGCGAAAAGGGCTATGAAGTGCTAAAATTCTTCCCCGCCGAACAGGCGGGGGGGGCGGCCTATCTGAAATCGCTGTCCTCGCCGCTGGCAGGCACGCTGTTTTGCCCGACAGGCGGCATTTCACTGAAGAATGCCAGGGATTATCTGTCGCTGCCAAACGTCGTCTGCGTCGGCGGCTCCTGGGTGGCGCCTAAAGAACTGGTCGCTGCGGGCGATTGGGCCGGCATTACCAAGCTGGCCGTTGAGGCCTGCGCGCTGAAAGGCTGAACTACAAGCGGCGGCATATGTCGTAATTTGACGCCCGCGTCTTGGGAAAGGGCGCGGGCGTTCCTATCTCTCTTCTAGCTGAAATATTAGGGAGAAGAGAATGATCGACGCCAAAAAGCTCCTCACGCAGTTTCTGGGATCGCAGATCCCGGGCATCGGCGGTTCTGTTCGCAAGAGGGGTGATGACGCCGCAAGCTATGCCAAGTCCAATCCCTGGAAGACCGGCGCGCTGGTCTCCGTGCTGCTCGGCACCAAGACCGGACGGTCGCTGGCCGGAGGCGCGCTGAAGGTTGGCGGCCTGGCGCTGGTAGCCGGTCTCGGCTACCGCGCCTATCGCAATTACCAGTCCGGCAAGGCCCCGGAAGAGTTGCGCGCCCTGCCGGAACTGCCCGCCCCACCGGAAAATTCCGGCTTTGATCCGGCAACCTCGTTCAGCAATGATTTCGCGCTCACCCTGATCAAGGCGATGATCGCCGCGGCGAAGGCCGATGGCCATATCGACGAAGGCGAGCGCGCCAATATCATGGAAAAACTGCATGTCGAGGAACTCGGCGATGAGGCGGAGGCCTTTATTCGTGCAGAACTGGACAACCCGACCGATCTCGATGCGCTGGTGGCTGCTGCCCGCACCGAGGAGCAGAAGGTCGAGCTCTATACGGCCTCGCGTTTGACCATCGATCCCGATACCCGCGCCGAGCGCGGCTATCTTGACCTTCTGGCTGGACGCCTTGGGCTTGCCGATGGGTTGATCGACCATATTGAGGCGACGGTGGCTGCGGCCAAGGTCGAGACGCCGGCTGTCTGAGACTGACGCCCAACAAAAGCAACGGCGGAAATCGCCGTTGCCTTCCCGTTACGGCTGGCATAATCCTGACCTGTGATACGAACAGGGGAGCATCATGCAGGATCTGAAGACCTATCGCGTTGCGGCGCCAGCTCCAGTGCGGCTCGAGGGCCGCTATGTGCTGGTCGAGCCCTTTGTCCGCGAGCAGCATCTGTCGGCCCTGTGGTCCGGGCTTGGCGGCGGCGATGCCGTTAACCAGGCGCTGCGCTATTTTCCTAATGACGACTTTTCCGGTGTCGAGGTCTTCGGTGACTGGCTGGAGGGTGCCAATGCCAGCGGCAGCCTGATTACTCATATTTTCCGCTCTAAGGCCGATGGGTCCATTGTTGGCATGGCCAGCCTGATGCGGCCCGATCCAAAAAACGGCGTGGTCGAGGTTGGATCGGTCGCGCACGGCCCGGCAATGAAACGCTCACCGCTGTCGAGCGAAGCGCATTATCTTCTGGCGAGACATGTGTTCGAGGATCTGGGCTACCGGCGCTACGAGTGGAAATGTCATAATGACAACGAGCCGAGCAAGATCACGGCGCGCCGCTACGGCTTCACATTCGAGGGCGTGTTTCGCCAGCATATGATTTCCAAGGGAAAGAACCGCGATACGGCCTGGTTCTCGATCATTGATACCGATTGGCCCCTCGTTAAAGCCGGGTTCGACGGCTGGCTTGATCCTGACAATTTCGATGCCGATGGCCATCAGAAACAGCGGCTTGAGGATATTCGAGCCGCTTTGAGGACTGCGCCATGAGCCCGCGCGATAAGAATTCGGCGATTGCCGCTGGCCTGATCATTCTGGGCTTCGGACTGGCCATGGTGTTCCTGCCCAATCTGGTCCTGTGGATCGGGCAATTTTCGCCGCTTCTGGCCGCTGCGGTCGGCTCTCTGGTGCTGCTATCGTTTTTCCTGATCTTCTGGCTCAGGGCTCGCTATCAGCGGCGTCACCCGGATGACAGGTGATAGCCTTGCAGGGAGGCGGCCAGCAGCAGGCTTCCGACCAGGATGATGAACAGCGCGCCGCCGATCTCGATGGCAAGGCCGACGCGGTAGGCGGTATGGGAGCCTTGGCCCGCCAGCCGCACCGCCAAACCCTTGGCACCGACGGCAGCGATGGCAAGTGCCGAAACGGTGATCGCGGTTCCCGCCGCCATGGCGAAGACCGATAGAATGCCGCCGAGATAGAGCTGGTTCAGCATAGCGAAGGTCATGACCAGCAGCGCGCCGGAACAGGGGCGAAGGCCAACGGCGACAATGGCCGACCAGGCTTCCTTGACGCTGAAATGCTCGGCACCGACCATGGCTGGCGAAGGCAGATGGCTGCGGCCGCAATCCACGCAGATTTCGCCCTCACGCGGCATATGACGGTCGCTCTCGGCTAC
The nucleotide sequence above comes from Agrobacterium vitis. Encoded proteins:
- a CDS encoding tellurite resistance TerB family protein, whose protein sequence is MIDAKKLLTQFLGSQIPGIGGSVRKRGDDAASYAKSNPWKTGALVSVLLGTKTGRSLAGGALKVGGLALVAGLGYRAYRNYQSGKAPEELRALPELPAPPENSGFDPATSFSNDFALTLIKAMIAAAKADGHIDEGERANIMEKLHVEELGDEAEAFIRAELDNPTDLDALVAAARTEEQKVELYTASRLTIDPDTRAERGYLDLLAGRLGLADGLIDHIEATVAAAKVETPAV
- a CDS encoding 2-dehydro-3-deoxy-phosphogluconate aldolase is translated as MTAKTDRLLAVLKLQPVVPVLIIDDVETAVPLARALVAGGLKAIEITMRTPAALEAISRVAAEVEGAVAGAGTILNPAHFEAALKAGSQFIVSPGTTPELLAAAAGSDVPLLPGAATASEVMTLREKGYEVLKFFPAEQAGGAAYLKSLSSPLAGTLFCPTGGISLKNARDYLSLPNVVCVGGSWVAPKELVAAGDWAGITKLAVEACALKG
- a CDS encoding GNAT family N-acetyltransferase, coding for MQDLKTYRVAAPAPVRLEGRYVLVEPFVREQHLSALWSGLGGGDAVNQALRYFPNDDFSGVEVFGDWLEGANASGSLITHIFRSKADGSIVGMASLMRPDPKNGVVEVGSVAHGPAMKRSPLSSEAHYLLARHVFEDLGYRRYEWKCHNDNEPSKITARRYGFTFEGVFRQHMISKGKNRDTAWFSIIDTDWPLVKAGFDGWLDPDNFDADGHQKQRLEDIRAALRTAP